Part of the Bacteriovorax stolpii genome, GATTTTCATTTAATCTCCTGTATAATCTGTGAGTATGAAAAAACATTATCCAATTATTTTACTCAGTCTTTCACTCTCAACAATGCTTGCTTTTAAAGCTGGTGACGAAATTGAATTAGACAGTTTTTTAAATGCACGCGCTAACCCAAATTTTTTACGCTCGGCCGCAAATATCAAGACCACATTAAAAAAAGGCACGACTGGTGATGTTTTAGAAATAAAAAAATTCTCTTCCGGCAATTCTGGGATTAAAATAAAAGTCACAAGTGGCACTCATGCCGGTGAGTCTTACTGGGTTTATTACAACAAAAACAATCCGGCGATTAAACTCACAGATAAAAAACAAAAAGACTCAACAACTCCAGAGAGACTTAACTTAAAAGACTCTCCTCGAAGTGAGACTTTAAGAGATACGGCCGCAGTTCGCGATCTAACGGAATCGGCATTGGTGCAGACATCAATGCAGGCACAAACGTTAACCAGCACTGTAAATGAAACGCTAACACCTCCGGTTTTAGACTGCCCTCCAAAAGTAGAAACAAAACCAGAAGTTGTTCTCTCATCTGTTCCTGAAGATAACTACCAGGTCTCTGATTTGGTAGCACCCTTCAGGGACAGACCGGGAGTTCGCCAAGGCTATCCTGGTTGCAGGAACACCTCTTCAAATCCTATCTATGCTGTCTGCAGAGTTGGCGCTGAGACTAATCCGCCTGATGGATTTAAAATTTTTAACGGTGGCCCTAATGCTATCGTTGCCACAAATGAATACTACATCAATCGCACCTTTGAATTTGATTCTCCAGACAGAGCAAGATCAGATATGAAGCTGATGATCTCTGATGCCCCTGACGATACAACCAGCCATACCACTTATAGTATTATGCTTTTTTTCCCACGCACCTCTCTTCCTTCCATTAAAGAAGTGGGCAACGAGCTGCACGTGACTCTGCCAAACGGTGAAGCAGTTCAATATAACGCAAAGACGGGAGAGATTATTGGCGGCGTATTAACTGAAGGCAAAATGGCCCAGGACCCAAAAAATAAAAACAAAGCTTTCCCTCCAGCTGTGAAATATAACGGCAGTGGCGTGGTGATCCGCGCTGATAAATCAGGTGATCTTCCTTATGGTGACATTGAGCTTAGAGATGGAAGTAGCGCTCCTTCCGTCACAATCGCGACAGTGTCAAAAAAAGGACACAAGGATTGCAAAATCCCATCAAAAGATATTTGGTATAACGACGCCGAAAAGAAAGATGTCCTCATCCGACCTGAGTATGCGACTGACGCAGGCCTTGACAGTTTTTTAAAGAAAAAATGTGGCTTTTCACTTTTTTAATTTTAAAAAGTAATCAACAATAGAATGTCCGATCAAATCTAATGGAATTTATCCATAGGAGTTTTTATGAAGTCTATTGTTCTACTTGCTATGCTTTCGTCTGTCTCTGCTTATGCCGAATTTGACGAAACACTTATCCAACCACCATTAAAAGAATCTAACGAAGTTGAGCTCAACGGCATTAGCTGTCGCACACGCAACCACAATCGTTGGGATATCTGTTACGACATCGATAGAAACAACAACTACAACGAAACAAGTTTTAAATTTCAAAATAATGGAATTAACAAAATCGTTCCGATGGAAGGTTTTGGCGTCGGCCGTGATTTTGAATTCCAATTCCAGGATATGGCACGATCAGACCTTGGGCTTTTAGTATGGGACTCTCCAGATGAAGTGGAAAGCCATGCTCACTTAAAAATGATGTACTTCTTCCCTAGAAACATTCTTCCAGCGATTCGTTATGAATCAGATGCTGAAAAAGACCTGGTGATTGTCACTCTTCCAACAGAAGAAGAAGTTGTCTTTAATGGCAAGACAAAAGAAATCATCAGTGGTGCTCTAACAGAAGGGCCAATTAAGCAAACATCAAATGGTACGGCGATCGCTCCTGATGTTCAGTACAACGGAAAAGGCGTTGTGGTTGAAGCGGCAGCAGTAGCTGACTGGCCGGTTGGATTTGAAGGAGAAAAAGCAAGCAAGATCGTTTCTGTTAAAAAGAAAGGACAAAAGACTTGTTTAATTCCAGGAAAAGAACTGTGGTTTACTGACCACTCAAAAGGTGGAAACGTTTTCTTCAATAAAAAACTGATCTCTAATGAGGCCTTCGACAAATTCTTAAAAGGTCGTTGCGGTTTCGGGATTTACTAGAACAGACTGTCTTCTTCGATGGTTGTGATATTGTAAATTTGTTTTTCTAAATCACTTTTTCTCACATAAACATAGCTGGTGGAATCCTCGCAACGAACGCGGGGATTTCTCGGCAATGTGGGATTCTTTTTTCTGCATTCAATTAAATTATCCACATAAACTTTAGGATTACCTACAGTCTTTAAAGCACTGGTGCACTTGTGATAATTAGGATTCTCTCTTTCATAATAACCGCAACCATAACCCCATGAGTTGCGCAGGATATACTCTACTTCACAGGTATCTTTGTTAAATCTCTTCCCCACAATACTGGAAGCATGGGCCATGGTTTTTCCTGTCCCACCAGTTAAAAAATCGGCATAATAAGAAATCCCAACAGGTATCCCGCGGTTTAAATGGGCATCGAGTGAATTCATCAATTCTTTAGGAGACTCTCCTATTTTTATAGTTTTACTTTCAAAGGTTGGATGATCAGTAAAAAAACCTTTGGTGAATTTCTTATCACAGGCCACATTCACTAAGTTGGCCAGCGCATTTTGCTTAGCTGATCTCACCAAGACATTTTTTATCGTGTTTAACGAAAGGTTGTTAAAGACGGTATTGATCGTTTTCAGGTCATCACAACCCAGGCGAGCTTTAGGGGCATCGTAAATGATATTTAAAATCTCTCCGATGTTGCAGCGGTTTTTAACAGCACAACGGTAGTCTTCCACATAAGAGTAATCTTCACTGGAGATATCGCGCTCGTAACAAAAGCCGTTTTCTTTAACCACTGTCAAGGCCTCATGGATACTTCCACCTTCGGCCACGACTTTTTTATTGAGCTTTGAGAGATCTTCGGAACTTAATCCTTTTAATGATTTTCCATAAGAACTTTTTTTACTTTGATTGTACATCGCCGAAATACCAATCGACGACACGCTATGGCCTTTAGTGCGGTAATTGGCGCCTCTCACCCCACCGACAACGCTCGAGCCTTTTGTTTTATAAAGGTAATGGGTCAAAAGATCTGCGGCCGTAAAGCCATAGCACCAGCCAATACTGTCCTGGTCTCTAATGGGAGGCATTTCACTGGTTAGATCGACGGGGCGGGTGAGTTTATCAAAAAGGCTCGCATCCGGGCAAAAGGGTGCTGCCAAAGCATTTTGCCCAAGGCATAGAAGGCCTGATAAAAAAATCAACATCCTGTTTTTAATCACAGATCTTACTAATCCACGTATTTAACTTTCTGTGCGATAGTCGCATTGTCTATAAAAGAGCCATCACTGAAGATACAACGGCTGGTTTGAATCCATTTCGTTTGAACTTGATACTCCATGATCTGTGGAGTTCCGTGATATTTCTCACAGATTTTAAATCCCAAAGAGCCTGTAACTGCGGCCATTTCACTCATCTTGATTTCAATAGTTCCAAGATTCTTGCTTTGGCAGACCTTGTTATGGGCACAGGGTTTTGATGAGATAAAGAGTTTTGAGGCCAGATCGTAACAATAACTTTCGTTATTTATCACTTCTTTATTCTGCTGGATGTATTTCACTTTTCCATCAATACATTCAGCAAAAGCACTTCCCAGAGAAATGGCCGACAAAATAAGTACATTTAAAATTTTAAGTTTTACACTTTTCATACAAGAGTATCTTCTCAAAAAATTACAATTTCTGTCAGTCGGAAAAAACCATCATTCTATTACAATCTCCTTGGAAAAGCGTCATTTTAAATGCACAATAAACCCGACCAAATTCATTCACCCCCACACTTCAGGAGAAGTTCATGAGCCGACTGGATAATATCTCGCTGGGAAAGATTGTTGTTATTAGAGAAAAACTCTTAAAAGCACAGAAGGACGGTCAAAAGATCTACCGTTTTGAATCGGGAGATCCAAGCTTTGATGTTCACCCGAATGTCAAAAGCGCCATCGAAAAGGCCTTAGAGGCCAACAAGACTCACTACATTCCTAACAATGGCATTCCGGAGCTAAGAGAAACTCTTGCTCAAAAGTTAAACACTCAAAACAAAATCCCGGTCAAGCCAGCTCACATCTCTATCACTAATGGGGCCATGCACGCTTTATACGTAACTTACCAGTGCATCGTTGAAGAAGGCGATGAAGTGATTGTCCCTGATCCAATGTGGACAGAGGCCGTAGAAAACGCGCGCCTGGCGGGAGCAAAAACAATTGGGATCGAATTAAAACCAGAACACAACTACGTTTACCGTGCAGCCGATATTGAAAAAGCGATCACGAAAAAAACAAAAGTCATTTTCTTAAACTCTCCACAAAACCCGACGGGAGCAATCATTCCTTTGGAAGAATTGCAAAAGATCGCCGATCTGGCGGTAAAAAATAATTTATGGATCGTCAGTGATGAAGCCTACGAGCATATTCTTTTTGATGGCGGGACTCACACTTCTATTGCTTCCTTAATTCCTACTTACGACAAAACCGTTTCAGTTTACTCATACTCAAAATCATACGCAATGAGCGGCCTGCGCTTAGGTTACTTCGCTTCAATGAATGAACTCTTTAATGACCGTGCAGCTAAGCTTCTTCGTTGTACAGTCAATGGAATTAATAGTATCTCTCAATGGGGTGCGATCCACGCAGTAAAAGACACTCCAGCCCAATGGTATGCAGACATGAATGCTGAGTACTTAAAGAGAAGAAATCTTTTCTTAGACTCACTAAAGGATCAAGATATCCTGACTCCTTATGTTCCAAAAGCTGCTTTCTATTTATGGTGTAAAGTGAAGCCAGGTATTGATGTCGAAAAACTTTCTGAAGAATTAGCACAGAAAGGAATTGGAAACGCACCTGGAAGCTGTTTTGGTGATTCACCAGAGAGCTTGCAGTCTATCCGACTTGCTTTTAGCTGTGACACACAGATGATTGTGGAAGGATCAAAAGAATTAAATAAGTTTTTAAAAGACTACAAATAAAAAAAGGCCCCGTTTGGGGCCTTTTTTATTTGTATTTCACATTACATCCATACGGTCTCGAAGTCGCCACAGCAACGGCCTTTCCGGCCATGGCCGCATTCAGCGCTTCAGCGACATAATTCTTCGACTGAGGAATCACTGCCGGGTCAGCGGCACTGTTATCATCAATTGCTCCTGCATAAACAATTTTTTGCTCAGGAGAAATAACAAACATGTGTGGAGTTGTTTTCGCTCCATAAAGTCTTCCCACCGATCCACTTGCATCAGTTAAAAGAAAGGATTGGTTTGCTTTAAGTTCTTTTATTGTTTTTTCAGCATCAGCAGCTTCCTGGTAACCTTGCTCACCTTTAGCAGATGAATTAATCGTTAACCAGACAACTCCTTTGTCTGTGAATGTTTTTTGTAGTGATTGCATGTTTGAGCTTCCGTAATGTTTTTTGACGTAAGGGCAATCCTTGTTAAACCATTCCAGAACAACCCATTTACCTTTGAAGTCACTAAGTGCATGCTCTTTGCCTGCAAGATCATTCAATTTAAAATTAGGTGCATCTGATTTTGGTTTTACGTCTGCAAACGCTGAAAGAGAAAGTAATAAGAGAGAAGAAAATAATAAGTGTTTCATATAAACTCCAGGGATAGTTCAACCCTATAAGCATAAAACACTTTCGTTATTTGACCTATGAGAAGATGGAAATTATTAGATCTTACTTCTTAAGCGGCAGATCAATGATAAAACGAGTATTCGGACAATTCCGATCAAGAAAAAGCCTTCCTCCATGAATTTCAACAATTCCTTTGGAAATTGAAAGACCAAGACCAGTCCCCATTCCTACTTCCTTCGTTGTAAAAAAAGGCTGCATTATCTTTTGAGCAATCTCTTCACTAATTCCTGGGCCTGAATCCGTCACAGTGATTCGAAGAGCCTCCCCATCATTATCAGCGTGCACATGCACCCAAGGCCTAGGAGTGTCTACAACAGCATCGTGGGCGTTGTTAATAAGATTTAATACAACCTGGGCCAGTTGAGTTTCCTGGCAGCGGATTTCGGTGCTTAAGTCACCGGAGACTTTTAACTCCACACCTTGATACTTAAAGCGCTCATAACACAATTCTAAAACATCATCGAGAATCGATTTAAAAGCAACGGCCTTAAATGGGTCAGCTTCTCCGTGACGAGAAAACGTTCTTAGCCCTTTAATAATTTTTACAATCCTTAAACTGTTTTGTTCAATCTTAGAAATTTCTCTACTTAAAAAATCGACGTTCACTTCACCATTTTCCAGACGTTTTAAAATCTGGTAGGCCTTGCCTTTTATGATCGCCAGAGGGTTATTGATTTCGTGGGCGATCCCACTTGCCATTTCCCCAAGAGATGAAAGTTTCGCTGAAGAAATCATGCGTGCCTGCTGATCTTTAATCAGTTCTTCCTGCATGCGCTTTTCTCCAATGTCCTGACCAATGCCGATGATCTGTCCATCTTCCAGGCGCACATTTGTCCAGGTCGTATGTGCCAACTCTCCATTTTTTTTAACGAGAGTGAACTCTCTCCACTCCGGTGGAGCTTCCATCATAAATTGAATCGCTTCTTGTTGTTCGCGCTCAGTGGCAAAAAGATTGATGGCCATGTCTCTGACTTTTTTCATGTCATCAAGTGTCCACCCCAGGACTTCGCTCCAATGGGGATTGATCCACTCAACATCACCTTTATGATTATAAAAAGTGATCATGATGGGAATGTTGTTTAAAATGGTTTCAAAAATTCTTTCCTGCTCTACATTCTTGGTGATATCCCAATTGATACCGCTAAAGCGCAGTGCTTTTCCGTTACTATCGCGCTCGACATAACCTTTGGCCGCAATATGCCTGATATGACCATTTTTCAAAACAATTCGAAAACTAGTATCAAAATCTATCCCATCTACAATAGAGGCCTGGAGGGCCGCTGCTACCAGCTCTTTATCGTCAGGGTGTACTGTTTTTTCCCAAGCAGTATAATCACCGGAAAAATCATTTGGAGAAACATCAAAAAGTTCATACATACTCTCATCCCAAGCAA contains:
- a CDS encoding pyridoxal phosphate-dependent aminotransferase, whose protein sequence is MSRLDNISLGKIVVIREKLLKAQKDGQKIYRFESGDPSFDVHPNVKSAIEKALEANKTHYIPNNGIPELRETLAQKLNTQNKIPVKPAHISITNGAMHALYVTYQCIVEEGDEVIVPDPMWTEAVENARLAGAKTIGIELKPEHNYVYRAADIEKAITKKTKVIFLNSPQNPTGAIIPLEELQKIADLAVKNNLWIVSDEAYEHILFDGGTHTSIASLIPTYDKTVSVYSYSKSYAMSGLRLGYFASMNELFNDRAAKLLRCTVNGINSISQWGAIHAVKDTPAQWYADMNAEYLKRRNLFLDSLKDQDILTPYVPKAAFYLWCKVKPGIDVEKLSEELAQKGIGNAPGSCFGDSPESLQSIRLAFSCDTQMIVEGSKELNKFLKDYK
- a CDS encoding thioredoxin family protein: MKHLLFSSLLLLSLSAFADVKPKSDAPNFKLNDLAGKEHALSDFKGKWVVLEWFNKDCPYVKKHYGSSNMQSLQKTFTDKGVVWLTINSSAKGEQGYQEAADAEKTIKELKANQSFLLTDASGSVGRLYGAKTTPHMFVISPEQKIVYAGAIDDNSAADPAVIPQSKNYVAEALNAAMAGKAVAVATSRPYGCNVKYK
- a CDS encoding PAS domain-containing protein, which codes for MTRFGAEFFRHSPEMLCVADFNGHFVELSTPWTETLGYSIEELLQLPFFDLVHPNDIQKTKDEYYKFVGGEDYKTTNFINRFRHKNGHYRWLQWSASSDKNEKKIFCIVRDVTEERREINVLLEAQEVTQVGSWEIDLSTGDLFWSKMTHKIHETDPLTYHPKLEDGINFFNFEARDILEGKIKSLMENGNSYDLELPFITAKGKKTWVRCVGRASMYDNVVLRAYGTIEDIGLKRKEKSLYELIIENGNYGTWDWDLETNQVHFNDRWCSLVGLDVTKVKHDLATWDALAHPDDKIIAYRDIEDHLNGKTPYYRNVHRMKHADGHWVWILDQGKVVETRDGKPVRFSGTHTDITYVKELENERGLLNDRFKLVLAAIKFGVWEWNIKTNALAWDESMYELFDVSPNDFSGDYTAWEKTVHPDDKELVAAALQASIVDGIDFDTSFRIVLKNGHIRHIAAKGYVERDSNGKALRFSGINWDITKNVEQERIFETILNNIPIMITFYNHKGDVEWINPHWSEVLGWTLDDMKKVRDMAINLFATEREQQEAIQFMMEAPPEWREFTLVKKNGELAHTTWTNVRLEDGQIIGIGQDIGEKRMQEELIKDQQARMISSAKLSSLGEMASGIAHEINNPLAIIKGKAYQILKRLENGEVNVDFLSREISKIEQNSLRIVKIIKGLRTFSRHGEADPFKAVAFKSILDDVLELCYERFKYQGVELKVSGDLSTEIRCQETQLAQVVLNLINNAHDAVVDTPRPWVHVHADNDGEALRITVTDSGPGISEEIAQKIMQPFFTTKEVGMGTGLGLSISKGIVEIHGGRLFLDRNCPNTRFIIDLPLKK